The Echinicola jeungdonensis genome segment TACCAACAGCAATTGCCGGTAAATGTAGTAGGGGAGCTTCATATTGGAGGGGAAGGAATAGCCCGTGGATATGTAAATATGCCCCAATTGACAGAAAAGAAATTTATACCTGACCCTTTCTCCCTCCAGAAAGGGGCTAAATTGTACAAAACTGGTGATCTAGCAAGGTATTTGGCTGATGGTTCTATTGAAATTTTGGACAGAAAAGATGACCAAGTTAAAATTCAGGGAAATCGAATGGAGTTAGGGGAAATTTCTGCTCTAATGGTTCAACACCCAATAGTAAAAGATGCCATTACCCTTGCCAGGCAAGAAAAATCTGGCGAAAAACGATTAGTCACTTATTTTGTCCCTAAAGCCTTTGATAAACCTCTTGATTTGGGAGAATTGAAAGAGTTTTTGGGTGAAAGACTTCCTAATTATATGATTCCAACTTCCTTATTCCAATGAACTCATTTCCTTTAACTCCAAATGGAAAGATTAACCGGAAGGCTTTTCCAGTACCAGAAGATGTAAGGCTACTTTCTGGTTATATAGGGCCAAGGTGTGAAGAGGAGCAAATTTTGGTGGAAATTTGGCAAAACATATTAAATATTGAACAGGTGGGAGTGAATGAGAATTTTTTTGACCTTGGTGGAGCATCATTGCAGAGTCTCCAAATGGTGGCCAATGCAAATATGTATGGATTAAAAATAAAAGTAGAAGATATCTTTGAATATCAAACCATCCATGAATTGGCAACTTACCTAAAAGGGGAAAATTACAATATGGGATAATTCCAATAGCGGAGAAAAGGTTCCAGTTTTTCAGTAACAATTTCCCTTTCATTTTTAGCTATTGTATGTTTTAGTTGCACAAAATCCTTCTGTGGTCCAATAAATGATTTTAACTTATCTTTACAATAATCGAAATCTGGAAGGTGGAGAGTTTGATATGTTTTTTGAAGGGTTTCCAGTGGATTTTTTATGAAATCAATATAGGCGAGTTCGGTCAATTGCCCTGGTGGAATTAAATCTTTTGTCTCCAAATACCGTGACATCATTTGAGAATAGGTGTCCAAAATTATTTTATTGACATTGACCTTATTGCTGTTTTGTAAAGCGTAAACTTTTTGAACTACTTTCCAAAAACACTTATTGGAAGCGTATACCTCATAGGGATTACGATGAATGAAAATAAATTTAGCTTTGGAAAAATGGAAAGCAAAAATTTTATTCTAGCTGTATTGGGTGGACTTTTGAGTACAAGTTGTTTTTGATGATTCGCTATGGAAATTTTTTGAGCAGATAAACAAACGAATCCTTCCAAGCTTCTAATTCGGATTTTGTAATATTCTCGAAAAGCACATATTTACTAAACTGTTCATTCATCATCCCAGGGAAGAAGTAACCCCATTGGGCCCCTTTTTCATCTAAATAAGTGGTCATTGTGGCATCCTCTTCACCGGGAAAGCGAAAAGATAAGGGTACCCTGTGCACGGAATCTTTTAGTTTAAAAATCCGACAAATAAGCTCAAAAATTGGTAGTAATTTTTTTTCTGTACTTAACATTATTTCAGGTAGTACCATTTGATAATTACTATGATAACCAAAACGGTTGTCCTGCACCAAGCACTGGTGTAGATAAGAAGTTCCACTGCGATAATAACCAAGGATAAAAAGGGGAGACTTTTCAATTTGATGTTGACTGATTTTTTGATCATATAAGGCTAGCTCGATCCACCTGATAGGTTCAAATAATATGATCTTTAACAGCCATGGAGGGGTGTTTTTAAGCTTTGAAGGGTCAATACCACCATTTTTTCTGACCATCTTGTAAAAAGAAAATAAAGGAAGTGGAAAAAAACGGTGCATGAGCTGGCTGTTTTATCTTAATACATATAGCATTTTGAAAAAAAGTTAAAGTTTTTCCTCAATATTTCTCCAGGGAATACATTTATTAAATTTTGATAATTTTAATTCAATTAAAAAAATAAAGACCTGCCCAAGGTTAACTTTTTTTTGGGTAAAACTAATGGGCCATTTTTATTTTTTCACCAAATCTTTTTTTGAATGCTATCGTAAATTTTTACATAATCCGAATGTTCTGTCCCCATCAATCTATCCCAAATTCTAAAATATAGTCCATAATTCCCTTTAAAATTTGAATGATGAAGATTATGGTAAACAGAACTATTTATTACTTCAAATAACCAGGAGTTCCTAAACCACTTGGGCATGATTTCAAATCCCAAATGCCCGTAAACGTTTATGGTAAATGTACAAAAATTAAAAGTCAAAAACATTAATGGGTGAATTGGGACCGATAAAACGAGAATTGGAATAAAGAAACCAAAGTAAATGCTTCCCAAAAATGAAAAGAGTAAGAAGCCCAAGGGGTAGGGGAAATGGATTTATGATGAACCCAATGTATGGTTTTAAAAAATAAGGGAAGATGGTATATCCTATGTAACCAATAAAAGTAAGTGTCATGGATAAATAAGGATAAAATCAAGCTAATAGGCATCCACCATAAGGGATAAGCCGTAATATCCCTGTAAATTTTGGTGTACTCCACCCAAGGACCGCGGATAATGATTATTGCTGCAAGAACAAATATGATATTAGAAACAAGGGAATGAAAAATCTCCCTTTTAAAATCCTTGCCATTGGCCAATCTTTTCTGAATTTTTGCTTTAAAATATTTATAAAAATAAAACTTATAAAAAATCAAAAAGGATACTCCTGCAACTACAAAGTATCGCATAAATGCAATGCCCACCCGATCAAAAAGGCAATAATATTTTCCATTTGACTTATGGTTGGATTAATACTAATATTTCAGATTAAGATTTACATCCAATACTTTTTTGGCTATGGTCTTTTTTAATGAGTTTTTGATCCATTTCTTAAACTTTATGGGTATAAGGCCTAATCAAATATTCCAAAGCATAATAAACCACAATTAACTAATAGAAAGTTAGAAAAATTAAATTTTACTTTTTAGAAAAAGTAAAGAATAAATTAATTTTAATTATGATTATCCGCAATCATGCCAGTAAGGATAAATGGAAGCAATAATGAGCCGGTCAAAAAGTTTTTGACCGAAATATTTTCTGTTGAGCTTATAACTAAACTCATCAAGATAGTTTTGCATCATCCTTTCACTTATCATATGGTATGTCTGCAGCTGTTTCTTTAAATTACTTATGGCTATATGAACCCATTTGAGGTTAAAATGGCCTTTATCAGTTCCAGAGACCTCTCTGACATGAACCTCAATACAGTCACCCAGATCTGAGAAGGTGGTACTCTTATCTGTTTGAAGCACTGAGTCCTGATCAATGAATTCTTTGACCAGACCTTGGGCTGTTTTTGCCTCTAAGTTCTTTATCTTCTTCATTTTAAAATATCTACAGCTCTTTTCAAGCTTTCCGGATTCAGGGTTTTCTAAAACTGTCGATTCGGCCATTACCGCTACAATGGACTGTTTTTGACTGCCCCTGCCTCTTTTGAGCTTGTTTTGGGATTTGGCTTTGGTGGCTTTTCCTACAAAGGCCTCATCATATTCTACCATATCCTCAAGCCTATAGAT includes the following:
- a CDS encoding phosphopantetheine-binding protein; this encodes MNSFPLTPNGKINRKAFPVPEDVRLLSGYIGPRCEEEQILVEIWQNILNIEQVGVNENFFDLGGASLQSLQMVANANMYGLKIKVEDIFEYQTIHELATYLKGENYNMG
- a CDS encoding sulfotransferase family protein, which translates into the protein MFAFHFSKAKFIFIHRNPYEVYASNKCFWKVVQKVYALQNSNKVNVNKIILDTYSQMMSRYLETKDLIPPGQLTELAYIDFIKNPLETLQKTYQTLHLPDFDYCKDKLKSFIGPQKDFVQLKHTIAKNEREIVTEKLEPFLRYWNYPIL
- a CDS encoding AMP-binding protein — its product is MSKSPGICQNDILLAITSLSFDIAALELFLPLMVGATIIIASDELLSQPQELCESIDKFKVSIMQATPAIWQLLLETEWKGRPNLKALCGGDVLSLQLANNLLERVGKLWNMYGPTETTIWSSISLIKKGDTRITIGQPIDNTQLYILDRYQQQLPVNVVGELHIGGEGIARGYVNMPQLTEKKFIPDPFSLQKGAKLYKTGDLARYLADGSIEILDRKDDQVKIQGNRMELGEISALMVQHPIVKDAITLARQEKSGEKRLVTYFVPKAFDKPLDLGELKEFLGERLPNYMIPTSLFQ